The genomic segment TCAACCATAAATAAATCCTCCAATCACCAAAATCTGCTATTATACAAAGAAATAATTTTATATAACTCCCAACTCTTTCAAAGCCATCGCTGCTTGTTCTTTGTTAGGTGTCTTACCATGCCAGCCAGCCTGATTTTCCATAAACGAAACACCTTTACCTTTTACTGTATTTGCAATAATTACAGAAGGTTTTTCTTTTGTTAAAGATGCCTTATCATATGCGGCAATTACTTCTGACATATTATGCCCGTCAATTTCAATAACATTCCAGCCGAACGCAAGCCATTTATCCGGAAGAGGTGCAATATTCATAACATCTTTTACCGCACCGTCTATCTGAAGTTTATTGGAATCAACAATCCCACAAAGATTATCAAGTTTATAATGTGCCGCAGACATAACTCCTTCCCAATTTGAACCCTCTTGCAATTCACCGTCACCCATTAAAACATAAACCCTGTTTGACTTTTTGTCAAGTTTAAAACCCAAAGCCATCCCGACACCCGCTGACAGTCCTTGTCCAAGAGAACCGGTTGAAATTTCTATTCCAGGAAGTCCTTTGTTTTTACCGGGATGTCCCTGCAACCTAGTACCTAATTTTCTTAATGTCATCAGCTCATCAGTCGGGAAATAACCCGTTTCCGCAAGACATGCATACAAAAGCGGGCAGGCGTGCCCTTTTGAAAAAATAACTCTATCACGGTCTTTCCATTCCGGATTTTTCGGGTTATGTTTCAATTTTTCAAAATACAATCCTACCATTAAATCTGTCGCCGAAAGCGACCCGCCCGGATGACCGCTTTTTGCTTCAGCTAACATCCTGATAATGTCAGCTCTTACAATTTTTGCCTTCTTTTCAAGTTCCTGAACTGTCATTTTTCCCCCTTTATATATTTTAATTTTCTCAATTTCCAAGTGTTTTTTCTGCTAATCTTTGTATTTGTTTAAGCAAATCTGCCGGTTCGAACGGTTTTAAAATGTAACCATCGGAACCAGCCATAAGTCCCCGCATGACTTCCATGTCCTGTCCAAGTGCCGATAAAAATAAAATTGGGATATTCTTTGTTTCAGGATTTGCTTTAAGATTTTTACAAACTTCTATACCATTCATTTCCGGCATCATAACATCAAGAAGAATTACATTTGGTTTTATCTCTAATGCTTTTTTAATACCATCGCTACCGCGATCACAGAGAGTAACACTGTAACCATGTTTAGTTAATAAAAATTCCAAAAGTTGTAAAGTAATGATGTCGTCATCCACCACTAATATTTTGTACATGCTTCCTCCTTGATAACTTTTTTTGTTTCGGTAGCAAAAAAGAAAAAGTTGAACCCTGGCCGAGATCCGAATCAATCCAAATCTTACCGCCATGAAGTTCTATAACTGTTTTAACAATAAATAAACCAAGACCGGTTCCGGAAGCAGCGCGAGTAGGAGATGAATCAACCTGGTAAAATTTATCAAATATTTTTTGATGTTCTTCTTTAGGAATTCCAATACCCCTATCAGATACAGAGGAAATAATATAATCACCTTTATCCTTTACAACAACATTTATTTTTCCATTAATATTGCTAAATTTTATAGCATTTGAAATAAGATTATTATAAACTTGAAGCAACCGCAAGTGATCAGCATCAATTTCAGGCAAGTCATTATCAATATCAACTTTTAAATCAATTCCTTTAGATTGAACCAGACTGGTATTAGTTATAACTGATTTCTTTGCTATATCCGACAAATTAACTCTTTCCAATTTTAAAGTAATAAGTCCGCTCTCTATTTTCGATAAATCAAGTAAATCTGAAATTAGTATATTAAGATGGTCTATTGACTGCTTTGCAATACCGAGAAATTTTTTCTGCTGTTCATTTACAGGACCAGCTTCGCCGTCACAAACAACATGAACAAAACCTTTTATTGCAGTAAGCGGTGTTCTCAACTCATGAGAAACCATCGCCACGAAATCATCTTTAACTTTATTTAACCGTTCAAGTTTTATATTAAATTCTTTAAGCTGACTATGGATTCTAGCATTCTCTACTATGACAGCTATCTGACTCCCTATCAATTCTGCAATACGCACTTTTTCTTCCTTAAAAAAGTTATGTTCCGTAGAACAAAAACAAAAGAGCCCTATTTTTTTATTCTCAACCTTAAGCGGGACGGAAAGATAAGAATTTATTTTAAAAGTTTTTTGTAATTCTTCCAACTCATTCTGGAACTCTAAATTTTCAAAAGATTGCACTTTACCTTCCAGAAAACTTTTCACAATGACAGAGGGACTTTTAATATTCAAATTCATTTTTTGAATACCCGCATAGTCGAGCGGAAATTTAGGCACAAGTTTTTCACCTGTTTCATCTAATAGCCAGCAAACAGCATAATCAGAACCTAAGACTTTCATCGTCTTTTCTGCTATTATCTCAATAATTTCTTCTAATTGCGGTTCAGTTCTTATAGTATCGGATATGTCCCTTAATGTAGTCAACTCACTAACACGCTGGTTAACCTGTTCATAAAGTTTTGCCCGGCAAATAAGTTCTGCTATCTGTGACGCAATTATCGATAAAAATCTTATGTCTTCATGCGAAAATTTACCAACCATTTTATTGCCAAGCACAAAAAGTCCGATGACTTTCTTTTCCAATAACGGGAGCGCGACTAAAGCTGTAACTTTATAATTCTTATAAAGGTTTTGTAAATCAGGAGCAGTCTCAACAAATAATTCATTTGAAACATAAGAAGTAACTTCCTTAAATGTTTTAACCAACACACTTCCGTTATTATCTGAAACTTTCAAGTCAAATCCTTTAAGGTCTCCATAACCCACAAGCGTATCCAAATCATTATAAATCATAAAACCGACAATTGATGTGTTTGAAGATATTTTTATTTTTTCAATTACTGATGAAAATATTTCTTCTATTTCAGATTTACTATTTGCAGAAAATATTATATCATTCAATGCTTTCATTTCTTTGACTTTTGAAATCAAACGGAGATTCGTATTCATAAGCTCTTCAGTCGTGGATTCTACTTCTAACTCGAGCCGTTTATTAAATTCCTGTATCTCCTGATACATTTTAGAATTTCCTATTGCTATTGCTAAATAGTTTGTAAGCGTTGTTAAAGTCTTGACTATTCCTGCATCAAAAAAGTTCTTTGTTTTTGAAGCAACACTGAGAATTCCTATTGATTTATCATTAACTATTATCGGAATATGTACAAACGATACAATACCTTCCTGGCTAACAATTTTTTCAGTGGCAGGATTTTTTTCCTTTGCAGTGTCGTTAACTATTATGGTTTCCTTACTTGAAAATGACCGGCCGCAGAAACCTTCGCCTGCTGCCAAATGAATATTTTGTATGAAATCTTCCGAGAAACCGCGGGATGCTTTAATTCTCAAAATTCCATCACTATCCTGAAAAGTAACGCTAGCTAAAGACATCATCATTTTATCGTACACTAAATCTAAAAGCATATTAATTACATCATCTATTTCAGTACGGGAAGTGATTGTTTTAGAAGCTGCAAAAAGAATATTAAGTGATTCTTGTGAAATCATCAGACGGTGCAAAAGCGAATTGAGGTCATAACCAACTTTATTAAAAACTGCTGGTTCTCCACCTTGGGAGTAATCACCATCTAAAGCATTGTTCAACATTTTTTCAAGTAATTTCACAGGTCTAAATATTAAACTATATCCTAATATTGAAATCACTAAACAAAATAAAATTAACAACACATTGCTTTCAATATTTTTTGCAAATATATGAGTCACTATAATCAATATTAAAAATACTAATATACAAAAACTCAATTTTATTCCAACATTCTGTTTTGTTTTCATATTCAAATTATGTTTTTGTGCCTTTTTAAACAAAAACTATATTATTTTTCCTGTTTGTTTCGTGAAATATCCTTATGTACAAGCAATGTTATATCCAAAGTAACGTTTAAATACTTATATTGTTTTGCCAAATCAGAATAAGGTATTATTTCTGCTGAAATATTATTCGTTTCGCAAATAGTCGTAATCATATTTGTAAAATCATCTTCTGAAACTGAAGTAGCCGGCGGCGGACCCAGTAAAATTATTATAGACAGATTATTAGTTTTACATAATTGAACAAAAAGTGAATAATTTATTTTTTTATCTGTTGTATAACTTTTATCAAAAACACCGCTAAGGCGAAATTTCAATTTGTGTTTCTTTATAACTTCCTTAAATAATTCTTTCATTTTTTCAAAATCATTTTCATGACCTTCCGGATAAAAATAACCTACTTCTACTGGTTTTAATAAATCATATTCGTTTTTAGCAGCATAAACAGGTGCAGGCGTAACCGGCAGAGGCTCTTCTTTAACCGGAATAACCGGCTCATTAACAACTTTTTCTTCAGTCGCTGTTGGAGGCAACGTGGGTTCAGCTTCTGGCATGACTGCAGGTGCTGGTTTGATTACAGGTGCTGGCGTGACTGCAGGTGCTGGTTTGATTACAGGTTCTGGCGTGACCACAGGTGCTGGCTTGATTACAGGTTCCGGCACGACTACAGGCGCTGGCTTAGCTTCAGCTGCTGGAGTAACTGCGGGTGCAGGGGATGAAGAAACTATTATTTTCTCTACTTTCTCTATTTTTTCTATTTTTTCTTCTTCAGGCAAAAGATCACCTATCAACTCCTTAACCAATTCCAAATTTAGCGTTGTATTACTCATCTCTATATATGCTTTAAGTCGTTTTAAAAAACCTTCGAGTTCCCTAACATTTGATTTTAACTTACTAGCAATATAAATTAATATTTTTTCATCAACTTCTAAATTCTCACGTTGTCCTTTTCTTTTTAATATTGCAACCCGAGTCTCCAAATCAGGAGGTTTTATATCAGCAATAAGCCCCCATTCGAAACGTGATTTCAACCGGTCTTCTATACCCGCAAGCTTCTTTGGCGGTTTATCTGATGTCATAACTATTTGTTTCTGATTTTCATGCAGAATATTAAATGTGTGAAAGAATTCTTCCTGCGTGGACTCCACTTCTGATAAAAACTGAATATCATCAATAAGAAGCACATCAAGTTCTCTATAATGTTCCCTAAAATCCATCAATCCGCCAGTTTTTATCGCTTCAATAACTTCTGAAGTAAACTTTTCAGTTGTAATATAAAGCACTTTCGATGACGGATTTTTGTCTTTAACAGTGTTCCCTATTGCTTGCATAATATGCGTTTTTCCTAATCCAACACCACCATAGATAAAAAGAGGATTGTATGTTTTACCGGGACTTTGTGAAACACCCCATGCAGCGGCATGAACAAAACGGTTATTCGAACCAACAATAAATTCATCGAAAACATACTTTAAATTCAGTTTTGGTTTCCAGCCTCCTCCTTTACTAACTTCTTTTTCTATAAAAGTTTTTTCTGCCATCTTTCCTATAGTATTTTCTGTTGCCTTTTCTGCTGTCTTTTCTACTACCTTTTCTGCTGCCTTTTCTACTGCCTTTTCTGTTACCCTTTCTACTGCCTTTTCTGCTACCTTTTCTGCTGCCTTTTCTGTTTTTTTAATATCTTCATGTTTAATTACCGGTTGTTCCAGTTCAGGTTCTTCTATTCCTGCTATTTTTTCTAAAATTTCTTCCAAATCCTTACCTTTAGATGTTCCTCCAACTTTTCCACTTTCACATTTGCTTTTTAAAAACTTTTCAGTAGCAATTTTCTTTTCTTCAGATACATTATATATATAAATTGCAAAATTATATTCCTGCGAAAGAGGAGTAAAAGGTTTGCCTGCATCCTGACCAAAATATTTTATCACATCGGCAAGACTATCATCTGTTGAGGAAAGCAAAAGTTTAAATCTATTTATATCCCTGTCACACGGAGATGGTACTAAATCCCATTTTTTAATCATAATTATATATTAGTGATACTGAACAATTATGTTCAGTATGATTTTTATCCAGGTTAACCTGGATAAAAATCATTTTTCTTCTTTTTCAATTCCTGTAATTTTTAACATTAAATCATCAGGATTTGTTGCGTTTTCTAATGCTTCTTCAAGTGTTATCTTTTTTTCCTTATAAAGATTAATTATATCCTGGTCAAAAGTATTCATACCATAATATTCGCCTTGCTCCATAAGCTTATAAATCTCAGTAGATTTAGCATCAGCAATATTTTTTCTAATAAGTGACGTTCCAATAAGAATTTCAGTCGCGGGCAAACGCACATCGCCTTTAATTGTTGGTATTAGTCTTTGCGCAACTATGCCTTTCAATACATTTGAAAGTGAAATCCTTACTTGATGTTGTTGGTGAGGCGGAAATGCGTCAATAATTTTATCTATTGTTTGAACTGTATCCATATTGTGAATGGTTGACAAAACAAGATGTCCTGTTTCAGCAGCAGCAATTCCTGCGGATATCGCCTCAAAATCACGCATTTCACCGATACAAACAACATCCGGGTCCTGTCTTAACACATATTTTAAACCCTTACCAAACGATTTTGTATCAACACCAACTTCCCTTTGACATACAAATGATTTTTTATCCTTGTGAAAATACTCAATAGGGTCTTCAATCATAACAATTTTATATGCAAATTTTTCATTTATATAATCAATAACCGCATTCATTGTCGTAGTTTTTCCCGCACCTGTTATACCTGCAAATAAAATAAGACCACGAGGAACTTCAGCAAGTTTTTTTAATATGCGTGACGGTAAATTAAGTTCTTCAAAAGGTTTCACTTGTAATGGAATTACTCTTAATGTAAGCGCAAGAGTTCCCCGCTGGCGATATATATTTATACGGAATCTTGAAACATCATCCACACTGTAAGATACATCTATTTCGTTTTCCGCTTCAAACCTTTTTTTCTGTTCTTCGTTCAAAAGCCCGTAAGCAATTTCCTCTACATGTTTTGAAGAAAAGTTTTCCAAACCAGTTGCAGCAAGGTTTCCATTAATTCTTACCACCGGCGAACTTCCTACTTTGAAGTGAATATCTGAAATCCCTTTTCTTAACATCGTTTGTAAAAGTTCAGATACATTCATAATAACTACCCTCGCTTCGCTCGGGAACACGAATTATCACGAATTTATAACACCTCACGAATTTATTACAAATATTTGTGTTATTTTCGCGATATTTTATTATTTTATCCCGCGATACTACCTACTATCCTACTATCCCACAATCCCACAATCCCACAATCCCACAATCCCACAATCCCACAATCCCACTATCCCACGATTCTATGACCCCACGATTCTACAACTCTTTCATTTTCCTAAAACAATCGCTACTGAAGCAGACGCCCCTATACGGGTTGCTCCTGCGTTTAACATTTTTACGGCGTCATCCTGAGTTCTTATTCCACCAGATGCTTTAATGCCCATATTCGGTCCTACTGTTGCCCGCATCAGCAGAATATCTTTAACAGTCGCACCTGATTGGGCAAAACCGGTCGATGTTTTAACGAAATCCGCACCCGCTTTTTTTGCTAACAGGCATACTTTTATTTTTTCCTTTTTTTCAAGAAGTGCTGTTTCTAATATTACTTTTAAAATTTTACCACGGGTTATTTTACGAACAGCTTTTATATCATCAAATACTAATTTATAATTACCACTTTTCAGTGCCCCTATATTTAAAACCATATCAATTTCATCGGCACCGCTTTTAATTGCATCTTTTGCCTCAATTGCTTTCACAGTAGAAGTTGTTGCACCAAGCGGGAAACCGACTACAGTACAAACCTTTACAGATGAATCAACAAGAAGTTTACCGGCAAGTGAAACATACACAGGGTTAACACATACGGATGCAAAATTAAATTTTTTTGCTTCAACACAAAGTTTTCTAATATCCTTTTCAGTAGCGTCTGCTTTTAATAATGTGTGGTCAATGAAAGCAGCAATGTGTATACTAATATTCTTCAAATTCATAACAAAATAAATGCGAGCTCTACTTCAATTCCTCCGCCTGCTTATACAACTCTTGTGCTTCTTTTATTTTGCCGGAGGACGCTAATTGTGCGGAATCAAAAAAATATTTCTTCTTTCTATATGCGAGGTCAAGCCCGATATCTTTGATTTTTGTATTAAAAAATGCGTCATGACATTTCATAAAAACTTTTGCAACCTTAGTATTATCAGAAATTGCATTAATGGCAAATTTATTTATTTCTTCTTCCATATCTTTTATCTGCTGGTACTTTGCAGTTGTTTCTTTTGCTTGTTGTTCCTGGTCATTCTGTAACGTAATTTTTGCTTCCAGTACTTTTATTTTTTCATCAGACAGTTGTATTTCTTTTTGTTTTATATTGGCTTCCTTAACAAGAAATATCCCTTCTATAATTACCGTAATTAAAAGAATTAATCCACTTATATAAAATATATTAGTTCTTCTATAAGAGGGGATTTCTCTGGTTTTATTTTTCTTATCGCTTATTGTTTTCAGCTGCTTTTCTAATTCTTGCTTCTCAAGATAAATATTGTCGCGGTCAGAAATAACATCTTCATAGTCAGAAAATATTTGTAATTCTTTCAGCCCTTCAAGAATTACCATCTGTAGGAAAGGAACTTTAGAGCTTTTTTCTTCTTGTAAGATTAATTCTTTTCTAAGTTCTACAAAAATCTTTTGATTTTGATTATATAATGCAATTTTAACCAGCGCCTCTACGGATTCAGCACGAACCTCAGCATCGGTATCATTTCTTGAAATATTTAACAGGTCATCATACAACTCAAGGCTGCAAATCCTCGCTATGGCGTGAATTGCTTCAATCCGTACTCTTCTATCTTTATCTTCAAGCGCTTTACGCAAATATGGAAGATATTTACTGCTACCTATCATTCCAAAAGCAGATATAACAGAAGCACGTATAACAGCAGATCCTTCAAGTTTTTCTATGAAATAACCGACACCCACCTCATCACCTATGTTACCAAGTGTCTTTATAATTTCAGACAAAACCACTTCATTTTTCTCTTCATTTAAAGCATCTATAAGAACTGTTGTTGCTTTTTTTCCATATTCGCCAAGCTGACTTACTGCTGATAAACGTACTTCTGAATTTATATTATTTTTTAATGTTGCAGTCAGCTCCCGGATATGAATATCCGCATCTGAGAAATTTTCAACTATCAATGAAGATTCTACATTAGTAGTTTTCTTTTTCTGTTGCATAATACAATTTATAATTTTATATTACTGAAATTAACAAAGATCCATTAACTTTAGGTCAAATTTGTTCTTGGATGGTCACTACTTTTAAAATATTTTCAAGTGAGGCTGTAATAACATCTGCTCACTACCATACAAACCGGCGGGCAGGCCACGCCACTAATACTTTGGCGGGCAGGCCGCGCCACTAGTACTTTGGCGGGCAGGCCGCGCCACTAGTACTTTGGCGGGCAGGCCGCGCCACTAGTACTTTGGCGGGCAGGCCGCGCCACTAGTACTTTGGCGGGCAGGCATCTCTGGCAAACACCTCACCGAAAAATCCATCACAAAATGTTAGCGGATTAATCTTTACGCTTTTCCGCCTTTGGTTAAACATTGCCTTCCGGCTTTACCGGGGCATTTTCTGCATAGGCGAGTAAATATCACTGTAATTCTTTCCAAATGGTTTTTAAAGATTTCTTTAATGAACCAACAGTTATCCCAATCGCTGTATTTATATCCAATGCTTCATATGATTCAGAATCACTCCAAACAACTTCACCTAACGAAACATCCGTAATTTTCGCGGAAATTGAAACAGATGCAGACACACTGAAAACACTTGCATCTTCTATCCCTAATGCAGAACCGGATGGCGAAACCGTTGTACCGCTTATAGGATAAACTTTATCCGAAATTATAACATTACCCTTATCTTTGAATATTAATAATTTATTGGAAGGGTTAAATTCAAGAACGTTCCCGGAAACAACTGCATCTACGCCCAACGATTTAATATCATTTATATATTCAACATCTGTTCTATCAACAACACTTATCCCTGCTGATATAAATTGCCTTATCAATTCATTACTTACTGCCTCGCCGCCATTACCTGATAATTTCAAGATAGCAATCTTTTTTATATTTGAAAAACTAAAGTCTTTCTTAACAACTGCTTTGTTTGAAGCACATCCGGTAAATGCAGTAACGAGCAATAAGCAAAAAATAATATGAATAATATTTCGTAATCTAACTATATTCATTGTGTACCTCCCAAGAACTGTATGTGTTTCTTGGCTATATCTTTTAATTTGGAATCTTTCAAAAGCTTATTCCAATGCTGAATTGCATTATCTTTCTCGCCTTTTTTTTCACAAAGAAGCGCTAAAGTATATTGTAATGCGGGAATTTCAGGATTAATTCTTTCGGCAGATTTGAGATGAATTTCCGCCTCCCATAAACTACCCTTTTGCAAAAACATCATTCCTAAAGCGATGTCCGGGAGCGGAGATTGCTCATCCAATTTCTTTGCTTCTAACAAAACCTTTACCGCTTCTTCGTATTTTTGCTCTTTAATAAGTTTCCTACCATCAGCTAAAAGCTGGGAAATATCACCATCCTGCGAATGGCAAAATGTAGAAAAAAGTAAAAAGGTAAAAAAACAAATAAATAATTTACTGTATTTATTTTCCATTTATCCTCCCTCGTTTTTCAATTTTTATTATTTTACTCACCCTTTTTAAGTGGCGACCACCTTCAAATTTTGCTAAAAGGAATTTTTTTATTGCTTTTTTAACACCTTCTAAAGGGAAATCTTCAGAAAAGCAGATAATGTTTGCATTATTATGCCTTACTGAAAACTCTGCAGCTTTCTCAGAATAGCCGATTGCAGCTCTTATACCTTTAACTTTATTTGCGGCAATACAAATCCCGTTTCCTGAACCACAAATTAAAATACCCCGCTGAAACTTTCCGGAAGAAACCGCTCTGCCAACTTTATAAGCAAAAT from the Elusimicrobiota bacterium genome contains:
- a CDS encoding PilT/PilU family type 4a pilus ATPase — protein: MNVSELLQTMLRKGISDIHFKVGSSPVVRINGNLAATGLENFSSKHVEEIAYGLLNEEQKKRFEAENEIDVSYSVDDVSRFRINIYRQRGTLALTLRVIPLQVKPFEELNLPSRILKKLAEVPRGLILFAGITGAGKTTTMNAVIDYINEKFAYKIVMIEDPIEYFHKDKKSFVCQREVGVDTKSFGKGLKYVLRQDPDVVCIGEMRDFEAISAGIAAAETGHLVLSTIHNMDTVQTIDKIIDAFPPHQQHQVRISLSNVLKGIVAQRLIPTIKGDVRLPATEILIGTSLIRKNIADAKSTEIYKLMEQGEYYGMNTFDQDIINLYKEKKITLEEALENATNPDDLMLKITGIEKEEK
- the rpiB gene encoding ribose 5-phosphate isomerase B codes for the protein MKIAIGSDHRGFKYKDKIIKYLSKNNKVKDFGTYSEESCDYPDFAYKVGRAVSSGKFQRGILICGSGNGICIAANKVKGIRAAIGYSEKAAEFSVRHNNANIICFSEDFPLEGVKKAIKKFLLAKFEGGRHLKRVSKIIKIEKRGRINGK
- a CDS encoding GAF domain-containing sensor histidine kinase; protein product: MKTKQNVGIKLSFCILVFLILIIVTHIFAKNIESNVLLILFCLVISILGYSLIFRPVKLLEKMLNNALDGDYSQGGEPAVFNKVGYDLNSLLHRLMISQESLNILFAASKTITSRTEIDDVINMLLDLVYDKMMMSLASVTFQDSDGILRIKASRGFSEDFIQNIHLAAGEGFCGRSFSSKETIIVNDTAKEKNPATEKIVSQEGIVSFVHIPIIVNDKSIGILSVASKTKNFFDAGIVKTLTTLTNYLAIAIGNSKMYQEIQEFNKRLELEVESTTEELMNTNLRLISKVKEMKALNDIIFSANSKSEIEEIFSSVIEKIKISSNTSIVGFMIYNDLDTLVGYGDLKGFDLKVSDNNGSVLVKTFKEVTSYVSNELFVETAPDLQNLYKNYKVTALVALPLLEKKVIGLFVLGNKMVGKFSHEDIRFLSIIASQIAELICRAKLYEQVNQRVSELTTLRDISDTIRTEPQLEEIIEIIAEKTMKVLGSDYAVCWLLDETGEKLVPKFPLDYAGIQKMNLNIKSPSVIVKSFLEGKVQSFENLEFQNELEELQKTFKINSYLSVPLKVENKKIGLFCFCSTEHNFFKEEKVRIAELIGSQIAVIVENARIHSQLKEFNIKLERLNKVKDDFVAMVSHELRTPLTAIKGFVHVVCDGEAGPVNEQQKKFLGIAKQSIDHLNILISDLLDLSKIESGLITLKLERVNLSDIAKKSVITNTSLVQSKGIDLKVDIDNDLPEIDADHLRLLQVYNNLISNAIKFSNINGKINVVVKDKGDYIISSVSDRGIGIPKEEHQKIFDKFYQVDSSPTRAASGTGLGLFIVKTVIELHGGKIWIDSDLGQGSTFSFLLPKQKKLSRRKHVQNISGG
- a CDS encoding transketolase; the protein is MTVQELEKKAKIVRADIIRMLAEAKSGHPGGSLSATDLMVGLYFEKLKHNPKNPEWKDRDRVIFSKGHACPLLYACLAETGYFPTDELMTLRKLGTRLQGHPGKNKGLPGIEISTGSLGQGLSAGVGMALGFKLDKKSNRVYVLMGDGELQEGSNWEGVMSAAHYKLDNLCGIVDSNKLQIDGAVKDVMNIAPLPDKWLAFGWNVIEIDGHNMSEVIAAYDKASLTKEKPSVIIANTVKGKGVSFMENQAGWHGKTPNKEQAAMALKELGVI
- the dnaA gene encoding chromosomal replication initiator protein DnaA, translating into MIKKWDLVPSPCDRDINRFKLLLSSTDDSLADVIKYFGQDAGKPFTPLSQEYNFAIYIYNVSEEKKIATEKFLKSKCESGKVGGTSKGKDLEEILEKIAGIEEPELEQPVIKHEDIKKTEKAAEKVAEKAVERVTEKAVEKAAEKVVEKTAEKATENTIGKMAEKTFIEKEVSKGGGWKPKLNLKYVFDEFIVGSNNRFVHAAAWGVSQSPGKTYNPLFIYGGVGLGKTHIMQAIGNTVKDKNPSSKVLYITTEKFTSEVIEAIKTGGLMDFREHYRELDVLLIDDIQFLSEVESTQEEFFHTFNILHENQKQIVMTSDKPPKKLAGIEDRLKSRFEWGLIADIKPPDLETRVAILKRKGQRENLEVDEKILIYIASKLKSNVRELEGFLKRLKAYIEMSNTTLNLELVKELIGDLLPEEEKIEKIEKVEKIIVSSSPAPAVTPAAEAKPAPVVVPEPVIKPAPVVTPEPVIKPAPAVTPAPVIKPAPAVMPEAEPTLPPTATEEKVVNEPVIPVKEEPLPVTPAPVYAAKNEYDLLKPVEVGYFYPEGHENDFEKMKELFKEVIKKHKLKFRLSGVFDKSYTTDKKINYSLFVQLCKTNNLSIIILLGPPPATSVSEDDFTNMITTICETNNISAEIIPYSDLAKQYKYLNVTLDITLLVHKDISRNKQEK
- the deoC gene encoding deoxyribose-phosphate aldolase; this translates as MHIAAFIDHTLLKADATEKDIRKLCVEAKKFNFASVCVNPVYVSLAGKLLVDSSVKVCTVVGFPLGATTSTVKAIEAKDAIKSGADEIDMVLNIGALKSGNYKLVFDDIKAVRKITRGKILKVILETALLEKKEKIKVCLLAKKAGADFVKTSTGFAQSGATVKDILLMRATVGPNMGIKASGGIRTQDDAVKMLNAGATRIGASASVAIVLGK
- a CDS encoding HEAT repeat domain-containing protein → MQQKKKTTNVESSLIVENFSDADIHIRELTATLKNNINSEVRLSAVSQLGEYGKKATTVLIDALNEEKNEVVLSEIIKTLGNIGDEVGVGYFIEKLEGSAVIRASVISAFGMIGSSKYLPYLRKALEDKDRRVRIEAIHAIARICSLELYDDLLNISRNDTDAEVRAESVEALVKIALYNQNQKIFVELRKELILQEEKSSKVPFLQMVILEGLKELQIFSDYEDVISDRDNIYLEKQELEKQLKTISDKKNKTREIPSYRRTNIFYISGLILLITVIIEGIFLVKEANIKQKEIQLSDEKIKVLEAKITLQNDQEQQAKETTAKYQQIKDMEEEINKFAINAISDNTKVAKVFMKCHDAFFNTKIKDIGLDLAYRKKKYFFDSAQLASSGKIKEAQELYKQAEELK
- a CDS encoding response regulator, whose product is MYKILVVDDDIITLQLLEFLLTKHGYSVTLCDRGSDGIKKALEIKPNVILLDVMMPEMNGIEVCKNLKANPETKNIPILFLSALGQDMEVMRGLMAGSDGYILKPFEPADLLKQIQRLAEKTLGN